The following proteins come from a genomic window of Panicum hallii strain FIL2 chromosome 8, PHallii_v3.1, whole genome shotgun sequence:
- the LOC112903446 gene encoding uncharacterized protein LOC112903446 isoform X1 translates to MRLWVRYALQCKVQELRLSIHGKSPAFLRPEDPPLASRHLTRLSLHGLVFSDDFLDLSRCPVLQYLHIADCSFRCAERISLQSLKYLNITRGMFNRSFRTRIHTPNLASLLLHVTYGRAPVLERMPLLVRALLVISGDCNCDCCSRSINGDCGDESCNGCIRNDTSSVLLHGISQARTLVLAAGAEMFIFRRDLKWCPTFSRLKTLSLNENWCVPDVHPLACTLQHSPVLEKLSLSLFYKLQGFNVTMKGRIDPEELPPTISAQINRVEVTCGVVDERATKVLKFLSKLNISFSF, encoded by the exons ATGAGGCTCTGGGTCAGGTATGCCCTGCAGTGCAAAGTCCAGGAGCTCCGGCTCAGCATCCATGGGAAATCCCCTGCTTTTCTTCGGCCGGAGGACCCACCCCTCGCCTCCAGGCACCTGACCAGGCTATCGCTTCACGGTCTGGTGTTCAGTGATGATTTTCTTGACTTGTCGAGATGTCCCGTGTTGCAGTATCTGCATATTGCAGATTGTAGCTTCAGATGTGCCGAGAGGATCTCGTTGCAGTCGTTAAAGTATCTGAACATCACACGAGGCATGTTTAACCGGAGCTTCCGCACCCGAATCCATACCCCAAATCTTGCTTCACTTCTGCTACATGTCACTTATGGCAGGGCTCCTGTACTTGAGAGAATGCCCTTGTTGGTTCGGGCACTACTTGTAATCTCGGGGGATTGTAATTGTGACTGTTGCAGCCGTTCTATCAATGGGGACTGTGGTGATGAGAGCTGCAATGGTTGCATTCGAAATGACACTTCATCCGTGCTTTTGCATGGTATATCACAAGCAAGGACTTTGGTGTTGGCAGCTGGTGCTGAAATG TTTATTTTCAGAAGAGACTTGAAATGGTGCCCTACTTTTAGTCGATTAAAGACTTTGTCACTCAATGAAAACTGGTGTGTGCCCGATGTACACCCACTAGCATGTACTCTTCAACATTCACCAGTTTTAGAGAAGCTTTCTCTTTCTCTATTTTACAAG CTGCAGGGATTTAATGTGACAATGAAAGGAAGGATTGATCCAGAGGAGCTACCACCCACCATATCAGCACAAATTAATAGAGTTGAAGTCACATGTGGAGTGGTTGACGAAAGAGCTACTAAAGTTTTGAAGTTCCTGAGTAAACTTAACATCA GTTTTAGTTTCTAG
- the LOC112903446 gene encoding uncharacterized protein LOC112903446 isoform X2 — MRLWVRYALQCKVQELRLSIHGKSPAFLRPEDPPLASRHLTRLSLHGLVFSDDFLDLSRCPVLQYLHIADCSFRCAERISLQSLKYLNITRGMFNRSFRTRIHTPNLASLLLHVTYGRAPVLERMPLLVRALLVISGDCNCDCCSRSINGDCGDESCNGCIRNDTSSVLLHGISQARTLVLAAGAEMFIFRRDLKWCPTFSRLKTLSLNENWCVPDVHPLACTLQHSPVLEKLSLSLFYKGFNVTMKGRIDPEELPPTISAQINRVEVTCGVVDERATKVLKFLSKLNISFSF, encoded by the exons ATGAGGCTCTGGGTCAGGTATGCCCTGCAGTGCAAAGTCCAGGAGCTCCGGCTCAGCATCCATGGGAAATCCCCTGCTTTTCTTCGGCCGGAGGACCCACCCCTCGCCTCCAGGCACCTGACCAGGCTATCGCTTCACGGTCTGGTGTTCAGTGATGATTTTCTTGACTTGTCGAGATGTCCCGTGTTGCAGTATCTGCATATTGCAGATTGTAGCTTCAGATGTGCCGAGAGGATCTCGTTGCAGTCGTTAAAGTATCTGAACATCACACGAGGCATGTTTAACCGGAGCTTCCGCACCCGAATCCATACCCCAAATCTTGCTTCACTTCTGCTACATGTCACTTATGGCAGGGCTCCTGTACTTGAGAGAATGCCCTTGTTGGTTCGGGCACTACTTGTAATCTCGGGGGATTGTAATTGTGACTGTTGCAGCCGTTCTATCAATGGGGACTGTGGTGATGAGAGCTGCAATGGTTGCATTCGAAATGACACTTCATCCGTGCTTTTGCATGGTATATCACAAGCAAGGACTTTGGTGTTGGCAGCTGGTGCTGAAATG TTTATTTTCAGAAGAGACTTGAAATGGTGCCCTACTTTTAGTCGATTAAAGACTTTGTCACTCAATGAAAACTGGTGTGTGCCCGATGTACACCCACTAGCATGTACTCTTCAACATTCACCAGTTTTAGAGAAGCTTTCTCTTTCTCTATTTTACAAG GGATTTAATGTGACAATGAAAGGAAGGATTGATCCAGAGGAGCTACCACCCACCATATCAGCACAAATTAATAGAGTTGAAGTCACATGTGGAGTGGTTGACGAAAGAGCTACTAAAGTTTTGAAGTTCCTGAGTAAACTTAACATCA GTTTTAGTTTCTAG
- the LOC112903550 gene encoding uncharacterized protein LOC112903550 — protein sequence MLDPIKVDDDNYMDVASSVNSWIHRVLKCQVKALRRSCVFADDSNYRHQIWVSLRLEEVYFRTPLLESMPELVEAYYIFRRDLRWCPTFSKLKSLVEHKYKVEIKHKYKVEIKGRPDATNRSTIISQYLQIVEVKCGMVDERILSILNFRGTYDICKKTANTGFLLCFYVL from the exons ATGTTGGATCCGATCAAGGTCGACGACGACAACTACATGGACGTCGCGTCCAGCGTCAACAGCTGGATCCACCGTGTCCTCAAATGTCAAGTCAAGGCGCTCCGG AGATCCTGCGTGTTCGCTGATGATTCGAATTACCGCCACCAAATTTGGGTTTCTCTGCGGCTGGAGGAAGTGTACTTCAGGACTCCCCTGCTGGAGAGCATGCCAGAGCTGGTGGAAGCATAT TATATTTTCAGAAGGGATTTGAGATGGTGCCCCACATTTTCCAAGTTGAAGAGCCTG GTTGAACACAAATATAAAGTGGAAATCAAACACAAATATAAAGTGGAAATTAAAGGACGCCCTGATGCAACAAATAGGTCAACTATAATATCACAATACCTTCAGATTGTCGAGGTCAAATGTGGAATGGTCGATGAAAGAATTCTCAGCATTCTGAATTTTCGGGGTACATATGACATATGTAAGAAAACGGCTAACACTGGTTTTCTCCTATGCTTCTATGTTTTATAG